In a single window of the Jiangella alba genome:
- a CDS encoding TIGR02234 family membrane protein has protein sequence MTPSARREYAGALLLLAAGGVLGLVAASRPWGSGEQSSSLSVTSDTVSGSDLLPLAPAAALVALAAVVAVPALRRAGRRVVGGVLAVLGVVQAVMAVLVLPDLAGRVSDWLTTGPESAGPVDSVSTSPVWAVAVALAGLLVALAGLLVAVRGPSWPSMGSRYERTAGRASRRAPAKPAEGNRATWDALDRGDDPTG, from the coding sequence ATGACCCCGTCCGCCCGCCGCGAGTACGCCGGCGCGCTGCTCCTGCTGGCCGCCGGTGGCGTGCTCGGGCTGGTCGCGGCGTCCCGGCCGTGGGGGAGCGGCGAGCAGTCGTCGTCACTCTCGGTGACGTCCGACACCGTGTCGGGGTCCGACCTGCTGCCGCTCGCCCCGGCCGCCGCGCTGGTGGCGCTGGCCGCGGTCGTGGCGGTCCCGGCGCTGCGGCGGGCCGGCCGGCGCGTCGTCGGGGGCGTGCTGGCCGTGCTGGGCGTCGTCCAGGCCGTCATGGCGGTCCTGGTGCTGCCCGACCTCGCCGGTCGGGTGTCCGACTGGCTGACGACCGGTCCGGAGTCCGCCGGGCCGGTCGACTCCGTCTCGACGTCGCCGGTGTGGGCCGTCGCGGTGGCGCTGGCCGGGCTGCTGGTGGCGCTGGCCGGGCTGCTGGTGGCCGTGCGCGGGCCGTCCTGGCCGTCCATGGGCTCGCGGTACGAGCGGACCGCAGGACGCGCATCACGGCGCGCCCCGGCGAAGCCCGCCGAGGGCAACCGCGCCACCTGGGACGCCCTCGACCGCGGCGACGACCCCACCGGCTGA
- a CDS encoding septum formation family protein: protein MRITIRTAVTALAAVAALSLSACGDDSSDDAGGDSTATTEETPAEDETPAEDETPAEDETPAEDEGAGGETQDVFDVGLGDCISDFNAEEQISELTVIPCEEEHDQEVFAVFEVPDGDFPGSETFQSQVETDCVGEFATFVGMDYQESALDIQWLEPTEESWAQGDRELVCTVFDPAGPVTGTLEGAGR from the coding sequence GTGCGCATCACGATTCGTACGGCCGTCACGGCGCTCGCCGCCGTCGCCGCGCTGAGCCTCAGCGCGTGTGGCGACGACTCGTCGGACGACGCCGGCGGCGACTCGACCGCCACCACCGAGGAGACCCCCGCGGAGGACGAGACCCCCGCGGAGGACGAGACCCCGGCCGAGGACGAGACCCCGGCCGAGGACGAGGGCGCCGGAGGCGAGACCCAGGACGTCTTCGACGTCGGCCTGGGCGACTGCATCAGCGACTTCAACGCCGAGGAGCAGATCAGCGAGCTGACTGTCATCCCGTGCGAGGAAGAGCACGACCAGGAGGTGTTCGCGGTCTTCGAGGTCCCGGACGGTGACTTCCCTGGCTCGGAGACCTTCCAGTCCCAGGTCGAGACCGACTGCGTCGGCGAGTTCGCCACGTTCGTCGGCATGGACTACCAGGAGTCGGCGCTGGACATCCAGTGGCTCGAGCCGACCGAGGAGTCGTGGGCGCAGGGCGACCGCGAGCTCGTCTGCACCGTGTTCGACCCGGCCGGCCCGGTGACCGGCACCCTCGAGGGCGCCGGCCGCTGA
- the trpB gene encoding tryptophan synthase subunit beta, producing MDTRPDPGHVLSADRPGRFGPYGGRYVPEALIAALDELDREYTAAKQDPLFQADLNNLLTTYTGRPTPITEAARFGAEAAGGARVLLKREDLNHTGSHKINNVLGQALLTKRIGKPRVIAETGAGQHGVATATAAALMGLECVIYMGEEDTRRQALNVARMRLLGATVVPVTTGSRTLKDAINEALRDWVTNVATTNYVFGTVAGPHPFPTLVRDLQRIIGVEARQQVLDLTGKLPDAVAACVGGGSNAIGIFHAFVDDPEVALYGFEAGGDGVATGRHAATITAGSPGVLHGARSYLLQDDMGQTIESHSISAGLDYPGVGPEHAWLKDSGRAAYEPVDDADAMEAFRLLCRTEGIIPAIESSHALAGARRLGERLGPDATILVNLSGRGDKDVDTAAKWFGLMDESGEVQP from the coding sequence GTGGACACCAGGCCCGACCCTGGGCACGTCCTTTCCGCCGACCGGCCCGGCCGGTTCGGCCCGTACGGCGGCCGCTACGTCCCGGAGGCGCTGATCGCGGCGCTCGACGAGCTCGACCGCGAGTACACCGCCGCCAAGCAGGACCCCCTGTTTCAGGCCGACCTGAACAACCTGCTGACCACCTACACCGGCCGGCCCACGCCGATCACCGAGGCGGCCCGGTTCGGTGCCGAGGCAGCCGGCGGCGCGCGCGTCCTGCTCAAGCGCGAGGACCTCAACCACACCGGCTCGCACAAGATCAACAACGTGCTGGGCCAGGCGCTGCTCACCAAGCGCATCGGCAAGCCGCGGGTCATCGCCGAGACCGGCGCCGGCCAGCACGGCGTCGCGACGGCCACCGCGGCCGCGCTCATGGGCCTCGAGTGCGTCATCTACATGGGCGAAGAGGACACCCGCCGGCAGGCGCTCAACGTCGCCCGCATGCGGCTGCTCGGCGCCACCGTCGTGCCGGTCACCACCGGCTCGCGCACGCTCAAGGACGCCATCAACGAGGCGCTGCGCGACTGGGTCACCAACGTCGCCACCACCAACTACGTGTTCGGCACGGTCGCCGGGCCGCACCCGTTCCCAACGCTCGTGCGCGACCTCCAGCGCATCATCGGCGTCGAGGCGCGTCAGCAGGTGCTCGACCTCACCGGCAAGCTGCCCGACGCGGTCGCGGCCTGCGTCGGCGGCGGGTCCAACGCCATCGGCATCTTCCACGCGTTCGTCGACGACCCCGAGGTCGCCCTGTACGGCTTCGAGGCCGGCGGCGACGGCGTCGCGACCGGCCGGCACGCGGCCACCATCACCGCCGGGTCGCCGGGCGTGCTGCACGGCGCCCGCTCGTACCTGCTGCAGGACGACATGGGGCAGACCATCGAGTCGCACTCCATCTCGGCCGGTCTCGACTACCCGGGCGTCGGACCCGAGCACGCCTGGCTGAAGGACTCCGGCCGGGCGGCCTACGAGCCGGTCGACGACGCCGACGCCATGGAGGCGTTCCGGCTGCTCTGCCGCACCGAGGGCATCATCCCGGCCATCGAGAGCTCGCACGCCCTGGCCGGCGCGCGCCGCCTGGGCGAGCGGCTCGGCCCCGACGCCACCATCCTGGTGAACCTGTCCGGGCGCGGCGACAAGGACGTCGACACCGCCGCGAAGTGGTTCGGCCTCATGGACGAGTCCGGGGAGGTCCAGCCGTGA
- a CDS encoding GMC family oxidoreductase N-terminal domain-containing protein: MRDVIVIGAGGGGPVVAKELAARGLDVLILEAGPRHADPDRDWTHYENDANNPLTGFLRFGPADREAPAWYRETPQNSFIWQLSGVGGTTQHYFGNCPRAYPGVFAGYDGADRDVYDTKHLFPFAYEELVPYFEWVEATLPVQTAAMGTKEQVFFRGCEGIGLPVQATKTTTEDSFRPQENAILQPGGFAGRLTGRDDPRLRYPSATGCTFCGYCMQGCSKPAGAPRNLAAKRSTDNSYVPMALTAPSWAAGGRAAELIADAVVTRIHTTSRGGAVEASGVTWRDGASGETHREDARVVVLAAGCTESPRLWLNSRLPNPNDWVGRGYTDHFFDWVIGLFDEDTGSTRGAASAARAEFPGRGGMENVGLTPGLQQFAAVFSDSGIRGHYANGRGPSGPWDGAAGRMIGPELKDALMNGVDRLLNILVITDDDVEAQNRVSLSALPADEHGPVPKVAFHQRKRSARTLRNREFVARRAAETLRAAGAKKVVRVDWPPLLLHVQSSMRMGASEADSVLDAHAEARWVKRLFVADNSALANSLGGPNPTLTSQALATRTAERIFATYFGGDPWVRSESPIESTDARVTDGLRERSLA; this comes from the coding sequence ATGCGCGACGTCATCGTCATCGGCGCGGGCGGCGGCGGGCCCGTCGTCGCGAAGGAGCTGGCCGCGCGCGGCCTGGACGTGCTGATCCTGGAGGCCGGGCCGCGGCACGCCGACCCGGACCGCGACTGGACGCACTACGAGAACGACGCGAACAACCCGCTCACCGGGTTCCTGCGGTTCGGCCCGGCCGACCGCGAGGCGCCGGCGTGGTACCGCGAGACCCCGCAGAACTCGTTCATCTGGCAGCTGTCCGGCGTCGGCGGCACGACGCAGCACTACTTCGGCAACTGCCCGCGCGCCTACCCCGGCGTGTTCGCCGGGTACGACGGCGCGGACCGCGACGTGTACGACACGAAGCACCTGTTCCCGTTCGCGTACGAGGAACTGGTGCCGTACTTCGAGTGGGTCGAGGCGACGCTGCCGGTGCAGACCGCCGCGATGGGCACCAAGGAGCAGGTGTTCTTCCGCGGCTGCGAGGGCATCGGGCTGCCGGTGCAGGCCACGAAGACGACGACGGAGGACTCGTTCCGGCCGCAGGAGAACGCGATCCTGCAGCCCGGCGGGTTCGCCGGCCGGCTGACGGGGCGCGACGACCCGCGGCTGCGGTACCCGTCGGCGACGGGGTGCACGTTCTGCGGCTACTGCATGCAGGGCTGCAGCAAGCCGGCGGGCGCGCCGCGGAACCTGGCGGCGAAGCGGTCCACCGACAACAGCTACGTGCCGATGGCGCTGACGGCGCCGTCGTGGGCGGCGGGTGGGCGGGCCGCGGAGCTGATCGCGGACGCCGTCGTGACCCGGATCCATACGACATCCCGCGGCGGCGCGGTCGAAGCGTCCGGGGTGACCTGGCGGGACGGTGCGAGCGGCGAGACGCACCGCGAGGACGCCCGCGTCGTCGTCCTGGCCGCCGGCTGCACGGAGAGCCCCCGTCTGTGGCTGAACAGCCGGCTGCCGAACCCGAACGACTGGGTCGGCCGCGGCTACACCGACCACTTCTTCGACTGGGTGATCGGGCTGTTCGACGAGGACACCGGCTCCACGCGAGGCGCGGCGTCGGCGGCGCGGGCGGAGTTCCCCGGCCGCGGCGGTATGGAGAACGTCGGGCTCACGCCCGGGCTGCAGCAGTTCGCCGCCGTCTTCTCCGACAGCGGCATCCGTGGCCACTACGCGAACGGGCGCGGCCCGTCGGGTCCGTGGGACGGAGCGGCCGGCCGGATGATCGGCCCCGAGCTCAAGGACGCCCTCATGAACGGCGTCGACCGGCTGCTCAACATCCTCGTCATCACCGACGACGACGTGGAGGCGCAGAACCGGGTCAGTCTGTCGGCGCTTCCGGCCGACGAGCACGGCCCGGTGCCGAAGGTGGCGTTCCACCAGCGGAAGCGGTCGGCGCGGACGCTGCGCAACCGCGAGTTCGTGGCGCGGCGGGCGGCGGAGACCCTGCGCGCGGCCGGGGCGAAGAAGGTCGTGCGGGTCGACTGGCCGCCGCTGCTGCTGCACGTGCAGTCGTCGATGCGGATGGGCGCGTCCGAGGCGGACTCGGTGCTGGACGCCCACGCCGAGGCCCGCTGGGTCAAGCGGCTGTTCGTGGCCGACAACTCGGCGCTGGCCAACTCCTTGGGTGGCCCCAACCCGACGCTGACGTCGCAGGCCCTGGCCACCCGCACGGCGGAGCGGATCTTCGCCACCTACTTCGGTGGCGACCCCTGGGTCCGCTCGGAGTCCCCCATCGAGTCGACGGACGCGCGGGTGACGGACGGCCTGCGGGAGCGCTCGCTGGCGTGA
- the trpA gene encoding tryptophan synthase subunit alpha: protein MSTTVAFEKARAEGRAALIGYLPAGYPSVDGSVTALKAMVEAGVDAVEIGLPYSDPVIDGPTVQAAVEGALKAGTTTADVLRVVEAVAATGAPAVVMSYWNPLQRYGAAAFARDLAAAGGSGVITPDLTPDADDTWIPAAREHGLDTVFLVAPSSTDQRIAMTTAACRGFVYATSVMGVTGTRDQVGDAAAGLVARTKATTDLPVAVGLGVSNGAQAAEIAAYADGVVAGSAFVRRLLEAPDHAAGVASVAALAADLAGGVRTR from the coding sequence GTGAGCACGACGGTCGCGTTCGAGAAGGCGCGCGCCGAGGGCCGCGCCGCGCTGATCGGCTACCTGCCGGCCGGCTACCCCAGCGTCGACGGCTCCGTCACGGCGCTGAAGGCCATGGTCGAGGCCGGCGTCGACGCCGTCGAGATCGGGCTGCCCTACAGCGACCCCGTCATCGACGGGCCGACCGTCCAGGCCGCGGTCGAGGGCGCGCTGAAGGCCGGCACCACCACGGCCGACGTGCTGCGCGTCGTCGAGGCGGTGGCCGCCACCGGTGCGCCCGCCGTCGTCATGTCGTACTGGAACCCGCTGCAGCGCTACGGCGCGGCGGCGTTCGCCCGCGACCTCGCGGCGGCCGGCGGGTCCGGCGTCATCACGCCCGACCTCACGCCCGACGCCGACGACACCTGGATCCCGGCGGCCCGCGAGCACGGCCTCGACACCGTCTTCCTGGTGGCGCCGTCGTCCACCGACCAGCGCATCGCCATGACGACGGCGGCCTGCCGCGGCTTCGTCTACGCCACCTCCGTCATGGGCGTCACCGGCACCCGCGACCAGGTCGGCGACGCCGCGGCCGGGCTGGTCGCGCGGACGAAGGCCACCACGGACCTCCCGGTCGCGGTCGGGCTGGGCGTCTCCAACGGCGCGCAGGCGGCCGAGATCGCCGCGTACGCCGACGGCGTCGTCGCCGGGTCCGCGTTCGTCCGCCGGCTGCTCGAGGCGCCCGACCACGCCGCCGGGGTCGCGTCCGTCGCCGCACTGGCAGCCGACCTCGCCGGGGGAGTGCGCACGCGCTGA
- a CDS encoding winged helix-turn-helix domain-containing protein produces MHSAGRTTSERARSGPPVVSVGAVTLDVDHRLLATPGGREVALTPLQAALLAHLMDRPGLVCTREELMCQALGYPVPVGTRTVDVHVATLRGKLGGALTIRSVRGVGYALDPVQEG; encoded by the coding sequence ATGCACAGTGCCGGCAGGACGACGTCGGAACGGGCCCGGTCGGGTCCGCCGGTCGTCTCGGTCGGCGCCGTCACGCTGGACGTCGATCACCGGCTGCTGGCGACCCCCGGCGGGCGCGAGGTCGCGCTGACGCCGTTGCAGGCCGCGTTGCTGGCCCATCTCATGGACCGGCCCGGCCTCGTGTGCACCCGCGAGGAGCTCATGTGCCAGGCGCTGGGCTACCCCGTCCCGGTCGGCACTCGCACCGTCGACGTGCACGTCGCGACGCTGCGCGGCAAGCTCGGCGGCGCCCTCACGATCCGCTCCGTCCGCGGCGTCGGCTACGCCCTCGACCCCGTTCAGGAGGGGTGA
- a CDS encoding septum formation family protein, which translates to MASTSRVALATSAAVAAVLLLAGCSDDGDEPKRDASGNVTESAGADVFDVQVGDCLGDFGDSEQVTDVSVVPCDQEHAQEIYATAEIPDGELPSDDDLRAQAEETCTAEFEAYVGLPYAESALDFTWLQPTTESWDQGDRELVCLVNDPAGPVTGSLQGANR; encoded by the coding sequence GTGGCAAGCACGTCCCGCGTCGCCTTGGCGACGTCGGCCGCCGTTGCCGCGGTGCTGCTGCTCGCCGGGTGCTCGGACGACGGCGACGAGCCCAAGCGCGACGCGTCGGGCAATGTCACCGAGTCCGCCGGCGCCGACGTCTTCGACGTCCAGGTCGGCGACTGCCTCGGCGATTTCGGCGACTCCGAGCAGGTCACGGACGTCTCCGTGGTCCCCTGCGACCAGGAACACGCGCAGGAGATCTACGCCACGGCCGAGATCCCCGACGGCGAGCTGCCCAGCGACGACGACCTGCGGGCCCAGGCCGAAGAGACCTGCACCGCCGAGTTCGAGGCCTACGTCGGACTCCCCTACGCCGAGTCCGCGCTCGACTTCACCTGGCTGCAGCCCACCACCGAATCGTGGGACCAGGGCGACCGCGAGCTCGTCTGCCTCGTCAACGACCCCGCCGGCCCGGTGACCGGCTCGCTGCAGGGTGCGAACCGCTGA
- the hisI gene encoding phosphoribosyl-AMP cyclohydrolase translates to MRDAADGLDPTVAARLTLTPDGLLPAVVQQHDTGEVLMLAWMDAEALHRTLTSGRATYWSRSRGEYWVKGETSGNRQWVREVRLDCDGDTLLLKVHQEGPACHTGTRTCFDDGLLDSVPGAAA, encoded by the coding sequence ATGCGCGATGCCGCCGATGGGCTCGACCCCACCGTAGCCGCCCGGCTCACCCTCACGCCCGACGGCCTGCTGCCCGCGGTCGTCCAGCAGCACGACACCGGCGAGGTGCTCATGCTCGCGTGGATGGACGCCGAGGCGCTGCATCGCACGCTCACCTCCGGCCGTGCCACCTACTGGAGCCGCAGCCGCGGCGAGTACTGGGTGAAGGGCGAGACGTCCGGGAACCGGCAGTGGGTGCGCGAGGTGCGCCTCGACTGCGACGGCGACACCCTGCTGCTCAAGGTCCACCAGGAGGGCCCGGCCTGCCACACCGGCACCCGCACCTGCTTCGACGACGGCCTGCTCGACTCCGTCCCGGGCGCCGCCGCGTGA
- a CDS encoding HGxxPAAW family protein — MAHNEHGHTPAAWTTVILILAGFVVGAIAVMLLNWPLFWIGGVGLVVVAGIVGKVMQMMGLGQRDTQSGPRQPAVATGEDSIG; from the coding sequence ATGGCGCACAACGAGCACGGCCACACCCCGGCCGCCTGGACCACGGTCATCCTGATCCTCGCCGGTTTCGTGGTCGGCGCCATCGCCGTCATGCTGCTCAACTGGCCGCTGTTCTGGATCGGCGGCGTCGGCCTGGTCGTGGTCGCCGGCATCGTCGGCAAGGTCATGCAGATGATGGGCCTGGGGCAGCGCGACACCCAGAGCGGCCCCCGGCAGCCCGCCGTGGCGACGGGCGAGGACAGCATCGGGTAG
- a CDS encoding DsbA family protein — protein sequence MASKKEQARQRAAQLRAEAEAKAVADRRRERFLRAAISVGVLAVIAVVAIVLVNRANEGPEGTGAIPSGAVDGGTGVAVGEANAPVTIDYWFDFQCPFCGEFERESGPVLEELTADGTARVVYHPAAFLGDESDRAANAFGCAVDAGRPVEYLTELFANQPQEGSGGYTTDDLLAAGQAVGLDDAVFESCVRDGTYADWGRHVLDAFRDEGLEATPAVLLNGELLDNPAAMSADEFRAAVEAVTTS from the coding sequence ATGGCCAGCAAGAAGGAGCAGGCGCGGCAGCGGGCCGCGCAGTTGCGCGCCGAGGCCGAGGCCAAGGCGGTGGCCGACCGCCGGCGCGAGCGGTTCCTGCGCGCCGCCATCTCCGTCGGCGTCCTGGCGGTCATCGCCGTCGTCGCGATCGTGCTGGTCAACCGCGCGAACGAGGGCCCCGAGGGCACCGGCGCCATCCCGTCGGGGGCCGTCGACGGCGGCACCGGCGTGGCCGTGGGCGAGGCGAACGCGCCGGTCACCATCGACTACTGGTTCGACTTCCAGTGCCCCTTCTGCGGCGAGTTCGAGCGCGAGAGCGGGCCGGTGCTGGAGGAGCTGACGGCCGACGGCACCGCCCGCGTCGTCTACCACCCGGCCGCGTTCCTCGGCGACGAGTCCGACCGCGCCGCGAACGCCTTCGGCTGCGCCGTCGACGCCGGCCGGCCGGTCGAGTACCTCACCGAACTGTTTGCGAACCAGCCGCAGGAGGGCTCCGGCGGCTACACGACCGACGACCTGCTGGCCGCCGGTCAGGCCGTCGGCCTCGACGACGCGGTGTTCGAGTCGTGCGTCCGCGACGGCACCTACGCCGACTGGGGCCGGCACGTCCTCGACGCCTTCCGCGACGAGGGTCTCGAAGCCACCCCGGCGGTGCTGCTGAACGGCGAGCTGCTCGACAACCCGGCGGCGATGAGCGCCGACGAGTTCCGGGCCGCCGTCGAGGCCGTGACGACATCGTGA
- a CDS encoding anthranilate synthase component I, with amino-acid sequence MNVTPDLETFRVLAKEHRVIPVVRRLLADGETPVGVYRKLAADRPGTFLLESAEHGGVWSRYSFVGARSAAVLSERDGEAVWHGHPPVGLPSGGDPWQALRGTLRALKSRRLPGLPPLTGGLVGFVSYDAVRRLERLPSTTVDDLALPDLSFLLATDVAVLDHDDGTILLVANAVNWDDSDERVDQAWADAVERLDRMTGELAQPTPSSVAAYDPEVPPRHDSRTEKPDFIAAVERAKEEIRAGEAFQIVLSQRFQTPTTADPLDVYRVLRRDNPSPYMYLVRLPGPGGDGDGAYSVVGSSPEALVKVNGDRAMTHPIAGTRWRGDTPEADAALAEELLADPKERAEHLMLVDLSRNDLGRVCAPGTVEVVDFMTVRRYSHVMHIESTVVGRLRDDQEALDVLAACFPAGTLSGAPKVRAMEIIDDLEPVRRGVYGGVVGYLDFAGDLDVAIAIRTALIRDGVGYVQAGAGIVADSDPEAEWTESRNKAAAALRAIAVAETMRPVR; translated from the coding sequence GTGAACGTCACCCCCGATCTCGAGACGTTCCGGGTGCTGGCCAAGGAGCACCGCGTCATCCCGGTCGTGCGCCGGCTGCTGGCCGACGGCGAGACCCCGGTCGGCGTGTACCGCAAGCTGGCCGCCGACCGTCCCGGCACGTTCCTGCTCGAGTCCGCCGAGCACGGCGGCGTGTGGTCGCGCTACTCCTTCGTCGGCGCGCGGTCGGCGGCGGTGCTCAGCGAGCGCGACGGCGAGGCCGTCTGGCACGGCCACCCGCCGGTGGGGCTGCCGTCCGGCGGCGACCCCTGGCAGGCGCTGCGCGGCACGCTGCGGGCGCTGAAGAGCCGGCGGCTGCCCGGCCTGCCGCCGCTGACCGGCGGGCTGGTCGGGTTCGTCTCCTACGACGCCGTGCGGCGGCTGGAGCGGCTGCCGTCGACCACCGTCGACGACCTGGCGCTGCCCGACCTCTCCTTCCTGCTGGCCACCGACGTCGCCGTCCTCGACCACGACGACGGCACCATCCTGCTCGTCGCCAACGCCGTCAACTGGGACGACAGCGACGAACGGGTCGACCAGGCGTGGGCCGACGCGGTCGAGCGTCTCGACCGCATGACCGGCGAGCTGGCCCAGCCGACACCGTCGTCGGTGGCCGCGTACGACCCCGAGGTGCCGCCGCGGCACGACAGCCGCACCGAGAAGCCCGACTTCATCGCCGCCGTCGAGCGGGCCAAGGAGGAGATCCGGGCCGGCGAGGCGTTCCAGATCGTGCTCTCGCAGCGCTTCCAGACACCCACCACGGCCGACCCGCTCGACGTCTACCGAGTGCTGCGCCGCGACAACCCGAGCCCGTACATGTACCTCGTCCGGCTGCCCGGTCCCGGCGGCGACGGCGACGGCGCCTACTCCGTGGTCGGGTCCAGCCCGGAGGCACTGGTCAAGGTCAACGGCGACCGCGCCATGACGCACCCCATCGCCGGCACCCGGTGGCGCGGCGACACCCCCGAGGCCGACGCCGCGCTGGCCGAGGAACTGCTCGCCGACCCCAAGGAGCGGGCCGAGCACCTCATGCTGGTCGACCTTTCCCGCAACGACCTCGGCCGGGTCTGCGCGCCCGGCACCGTCGAGGTGGTCGACTTCATGACGGTGCGCCGCTACAGCCACGTCATGCACATCGAGTCGACGGTGGTCGGGCGGCTGCGCGACGACCAGGAGGCGCTCGACGTGCTCGCCGCCTGCTTCCCGGCCGGCACGCTGTCCGGCGCGCCGAAGGTGCGCGCCATGGAGATCATCGACGACCTCGAGCCGGTGCGCCGCGGCGTCTACGGCGGCGTCGTCGGGTACCTCGACTTCGCCGGCGACCTCGACGTCGCCATCGCCATCCGCACCGCACTGATCCGCGACGGCGTCGGGTACGTGCAGGCCGGCGCCGGCATCGTCGCCGACTCCGACCCCGAGGCGGAGTGGACGGAGTCGCGCAACAAGGCCGCCGCGGCGCTGCGCGCCATCGCCGTCGCCGAGACGATGCGGCCGGTCCGATGA
- the trpC gene encoding indole-3-glycerol phosphate synthase TrpC, producing MSVLEEIIDGVRADLAEREGRCPLDQLKEMAAKQPPARDPLPLLRSPGVSVIAEVKRSSPSRGSLAEIADPAALAVDYESGGAAAISVLTERRRFGGTLDDLKTVRAAVDAPVLRKDFIVTSYQLWEARAYGADLALLIVAALEQIALVSLIERAESIGLTPLVEAHTADEVARAADAGAKLIGINARDLKTLDVDTTTFERLAPVVPDGIVKIAESGVKSPRDVIDLARAGADAVLVGETLVTGKDPRAAVADLVAAGAHPALNRGSRQG from the coding sequence ATGAGCGTTCTCGAAGAGATCATCGACGGGGTGCGCGCCGACCTGGCCGAACGTGAGGGCCGGTGCCCTCTCGATCAGCTGAAGGAGATGGCGGCCAAGCAGCCGCCGGCCCGTGATCCGCTGCCGTTGCTCCGTTCTCCGGGAGTGTCGGTCATCGCGGAGGTGAAACGGTCGAGCCCGTCGCGGGGTTCCCTGGCCGAGATCGCCGACCCCGCCGCCCTCGCCGTCGACTACGAGTCCGGCGGCGCCGCGGCCATCAGCGTCCTCACCGAGCGGCGCCGGTTCGGCGGCACCCTCGACGACCTCAAGACCGTCCGGGCCGCCGTCGACGCGCCGGTGCTGCGCAAGGACTTCATCGTCACCAGCTACCAGCTGTGGGAGGCGCGCGCCTACGGCGCCGACCTCGCGCTGCTCATCGTCGCGGCGCTCGAGCAGATCGCGCTGGTGAGCCTCATCGAGCGGGCCGAGTCCATCGGGCTGACGCCGCTGGTCGAGGCGCACACCGCCGACGAGGTGGCGCGGGCGGCCGACGCCGGCGCGAAGCTGATCGGGATCAACGCCCGCGACCTCAAGACCCTCGACGTCGACACCACCACGTTCGAGCGGCTGGCGCCGGTGGTGCCCGACGGCATCGTGAAGATCGCCGAGTCCGGCGTGAAATCCCCCCGCGACGTCATCGACCTCGCCCGTGCCGGCGCCGACGCCGTGCTCGTCGGCGAGACCCTGGTCACCGGCAAGGACCCCCGCGCCGCCGTCGCCGACCTCGTCGCCGCCGGTGCCCACCCCGCACTCAACCGGGGCAGCCGCCAGGGCTGA